A genomic segment from Nocardiopsis sp. Huas11 encodes:
- a CDS encoding ABC transporter ATP-binding protein, with product MRVDIENLTAHRGGRPVVTDVSVSVPSGTVLGLLGPNGSGKSTLLRTVSGLATPSAGRVRFDGTDLTALKRKHLARHVAVMAQEHNEEFEIPVIDMVLLGRIPHGRGYGRDSDHDIALARQALTRVGAAHLETRSFTALSGGERQRVLFARALAQDTPVLVLDEPTNHLDIAHQLELLDLVRATDRTVLVALHDLNLAARSCDAIGVLAEGHLLSLGTPDEVLHTDLVRSVFGVESTAVAHPRSGRRHLLFDARSPLEPNDHDPANPSISTEEEITTP from the coding sequence ATGAGAGTCGACATCGAGAACCTCACCGCCCACCGCGGCGGACGGCCCGTCGTCACCGACGTCAGCGTCTCGGTGCCCTCGGGCACCGTGCTCGGGCTGCTCGGCCCCAACGGGAGCGGCAAGTCCACCCTGCTGCGCACCGTGTCCGGACTCGCGACCCCCTCCGCCGGCCGCGTGCGCTTCGACGGCACCGACCTCACCGCGCTGAAGCGCAAGCACCTGGCCCGGCACGTGGCGGTGATGGCACAGGAGCACAACGAGGAATTCGAGATCCCCGTCATCGACATGGTGCTGCTGGGGCGGATCCCGCACGGACGCGGGTACGGACGCGACTCCGACCACGACATCGCCCTCGCCCGCCAGGCCCTCACCCGCGTCGGCGCCGCGCACCTGGAGACCCGCTCGTTCACCGCCCTCTCCGGCGGCGAGCGCCAGCGCGTGCTCTTCGCCCGCGCGCTCGCCCAGGACACGCCCGTGCTCGTCCTCGACGAGCCCACGAACCACCTCGACATCGCCCATCAGCTCGAACTCCTCGACCTGGTCAGAGCCACCGACCGCACCGTCCTTGTCGCCCTGCACGACCTGAACCTGGCCGCGCGCTCCTGCGACGCCATCGGGGTCCTGGCCGAAGGGCACCTGCTCTCCCTCGGCACCCCCGACGAAGTGCTGCACACCGACCTGGTCCGTTCGGTCTTCGGCGTCGAGTCCACAGCCGTCGCCCATCCGCGTTCCGGACGGCGGCACCTGCTCTTCGACGCCCGCAGCCCGCTGGAGCCGAACGACCACGACCCCGCGAACCCGTCCATCTCCACCGAGGAAGAAATCACCACCCCATGA
- a CDS encoding ABC transporter substrate-binding protein, with amino-acid sequence MTGNDLRPASRRRFRPLKLSTAWAALAVLPLALTACGSGVTADSADTEASGQTVAVTNCGRELTFDTTPSSLVGLMPSQTELLLRLGAGDSIVGQAQTEVSALPDDIADEAADIPVLSADAPPAREDLLAVAPDFVVAPTEYEFTAEQGFAGIDQLNENGAQAYVATGGCADRRNTAEVADVLTDIADLGAILDLPDAAEELTQDVENRLAAVEDAISGSAQPTVAQVYVEGNTLSAIGAGIEADIIRTAGGDNVFDPDAPEFADFFAAQINPEEIISREPDAIVFGVSGPEHEEETREYLRSTFPDVPAVEGDLLIALPASDLYPGALGNIDAVEAIAQELYPDAF; translated from the coding sequence ATGACAGGCAATGACCTCCGGCCCGCGTCCCGGCGCCGTTTCCGTCCCCTCAAGCTCTCGACCGCATGGGCCGCCCTCGCCGTGCTGCCGCTGGCCCTGACCGCCTGCGGCAGCGGCGTCACCGCCGACTCCGCGGACACCGAGGCCTCCGGGCAGACCGTGGCGGTCACGAACTGCGGGCGGGAACTGACCTTCGACACCACCCCCAGCAGCCTCGTCGGCCTGATGCCCTCACAGACCGAACTGCTCCTCCGGCTCGGTGCGGGGGACTCCATCGTCGGCCAGGCCCAGACCGAAGTCTCGGCACTGCCGGACGACATCGCCGACGAGGCCGCCGACATCCCGGTGCTCAGCGCCGACGCGCCGCCGGCCCGTGAGGACCTCCTCGCCGTCGCTCCCGACTTCGTGGTCGCCCCCACGGAGTACGAGTTCACGGCCGAACAGGGCTTCGCCGGCATCGACCAGCTCAACGAGAACGGCGCCCAGGCCTACGTCGCGACCGGAGGCTGTGCCGACCGCCGCAACACCGCGGAGGTCGCCGACGTCCTGACCGACATCGCCGACCTCGGCGCCATCCTGGACCTCCCCGACGCGGCCGAGGAGCTCACACAGGACGTCGAGAACCGGCTGGCCGCTGTGGAGGACGCGATCAGCGGCTCCGCGCAGCCCACCGTCGCCCAGGTCTACGTCGAGGGCAACACCCTGTCGGCCATCGGCGCCGGCATCGAGGCGGACATCATCAGGACCGCGGGCGGCGACAACGTCTTCGACCCCGACGCTCCCGAGTTCGCCGACTTCTTCGCCGCCCAGATCAACCCCGAGGAGATCATCAGCCGCGAACCCGACGCCATCGTGTTCGGCGTGAGCGGACCCGAGCACGAGGAGGAGACCCGCGAGTACCTTCGCAGCACCTTCCCCGACGTCCCGGCCGTAGAGGGCGACCTCCTCATCGCCCTTCCCGCGAGCGACCTGTACCCCGGCGCCCTGGGCAACATCGACGCCGTGGAGGCGATCGCCCAGGAGCTCTACCCGGACGCGTTCTAA
- a CDS encoding ice-binding family protein, with product MTATSLHAYRWSPPTFLAAAGFALLLALATLGLTPTGAQAQPAPVDLGTADSFAVLAGQAVTNTGPSVITGDLGVHPGTAVTGFPPGTVNGAVHIADAVALQAQSDLTTAYNDAAGRTATGSVSGDLVGQTFTPGVYEASSSLGLTGTVTLDAEGDPDAAFIFQVGSTLITGSASEVDLINGAQACNVFWQVGSSATLGTNSTFVGNVLALTSISANTGATVDGRLLARNGEVTLDNNVIQRADCDDDGNGDGNGNGDGNGNGDGNGDGNGNGDGNGNGDGNGNGNGNGNGNGNGNGDGNGDGNGNGNGNGNGNGNGNGNGNGNGNGDGNGNGNGDGNGDGNGNGNGDGNGGDGDGNGDGYGYGY from the coding sequence ATGACAGCTACGTCCTTGCACGCTTACCGATGGTCGCCCCCAACTTTCCTGGCCGCGGCCGGATTCGCCCTCCTGCTGGCTCTCGCCACGCTGGGCCTCACCCCGACCGGCGCGCAGGCGCAACCGGCACCGGTGGATCTCGGCACCGCCGACAGCTTCGCGGTCCTGGCCGGCCAGGCGGTCACCAACACCGGGCCATCGGTCATCACGGGGGACCTGGGAGTGCACCCGGGGACCGCAGTGACCGGATTCCCTCCGGGCACCGTCAACGGAGCGGTGCACATCGCCGACGCCGTCGCTCTCCAGGCACAGTCCGACCTGACCACCGCGTACAACGACGCCGCTGGGCGCACTGCCACCGGTAGCGTCTCCGGTGACCTTGTGGGGCAGACTTTCACCCCCGGCGTCTACGAGGCCAGTTCGTCGCTCGGACTGACCGGAACCGTGACGCTCGACGCGGAGGGCGATCCCGATGCGGCCTTCATCTTCCAGGTCGGCTCCACGCTCATCACCGGGTCGGCCAGCGAAGTCGACCTGATCAACGGTGCCCAGGCGTGCAACGTCTTCTGGCAGGTCGGTAGCTCGGCCACGCTGGGAACGAACTCCACCTTCGTGGGAAACGTTCTGGCCCTGACCTCGATCAGCGCGAACACGGGCGCCACGGTCGACGGTCGCCTGCTGGCCCGCAACGGTGAAGTCACGCTGGACAACAACGTGATCCAGAGGGCCGACTGCGACGACGACGGGAACGGCGACGGGAACGGGAACGGCGACGGGAACGGGAACGGCGACGGGAACGGCGACGGGAACGGGAACGGCGACGGGAACGGGAACGGCGACGGGAACGGGAACGGGAACGGCAACGGGAACGGGAACGGCAACGGCAACGGCGACGGCAACGGCGACGGGAACGGCAACGGGAACGGCAACGGGAACGGCAACGGGAACGGCAACGGGAACGGCAACGGGAACGGGAACGGCGACGGGAACGGGAACGGCAACGGCGACGGCAACGGCGACGGGAACGGGAACGGGAACGGCGACGGGAACGGCGGCGACGGTGACGGGAACGGCGACGGCTACGGCTATGGCTACTGA
- a CDS encoding right-handed parallel beta-helix repeat-containing protein has product MRFSSLRTHGEPSRALRLALAAAVAVLVPFTVLAPAQPVAAQDTTLTVATDGSDSAPGTVAAPLRTIQRAVDLAEPGTVIQIRGGTYDPSVNIRIEKSGTPSRPITMRAYDGEHVVIDGEEMPHTPAPLGESYPRIERGAIHVSGDWWRFEDLEIINGPYGIFAIESSNNVYKDLVTRDNYETGLHLVLDSSDNQIIDLDSHGNRDPRKNGESADGLAIKQGAGSGNVVIGARMWNNADDGFDSWDFLTPIRIEDSVAWGNGVDRWGFPGWEGDGNGFKLGRGQANHVVNNSIAFDNAVGGFIDNGNPGSLRLENNTAWANGGSGFVFDRSTSTLNRNLSVGNGSGIDLGSSGGSGNSWDLGNDWSDADLVSTATSDITGPRAADGSIPATEFLRPRDHANLGADFSDGSGGGEPVSGRYEAEHAPATCDGTIDAEHPGYSGSGFCNTDNTTSAAAGFTVDADSAATVTLVIGYANGGSSSRPAEVVVNGSAAESIPFAGTGAWENWATATVRVRVDSGSNAVELVAVGSDGLPNIDYLEFSPGQV; this is encoded by the coding sequence ATGCGGTTCAGCAGTCTTCGCACCCACGGCGAACCGTCGCGAGCGCTGCGGCTCGCCTTGGCGGCGGCGGTGGCAGTGCTCGTCCCGTTCACGGTCCTCGCACCGGCACAGCCCGTCGCCGCTCAGGACACCACGCTCACCGTCGCGACCGACGGCAGCGACTCCGCCCCCGGGACCGTCGCTGCGCCCTTGCGCACCATCCAACGCGCCGTCGATCTGGCCGAGCCGGGCACCGTGATCCAGATCCGCGGCGGCACCTACGACCCCAGCGTCAACATCCGGATCGAGAAGAGCGGCACCCCCTCCCGACCGATCACCATGCGCGCCTACGACGGCGAGCACGTCGTCATCGACGGCGAGGAGATGCCCCACACCCCCGCCCCGCTCGGCGAGTCCTACCCCCGCATCGAGCGCGGCGCGATCCACGTCAGCGGCGACTGGTGGCGCTTCGAGGACCTGGAGATCATCAACGGCCCGTACGGGATCTTCGCCATCGAGTCCAGCAACAACGTCTACAAGGACCTGGTCACCCGCGACAACTACGAGACCGGGCTGCACCTGGTGCTCGACTCCAGCGACAACCAGATCATCGACCTCGACAGCCACGGCAACCGCGACCCGCGCAAGAACGGCGAGAGCGCCGACGGCCTGGCCATCAAGCAGGGAGCCGGCTCGGGCAACGTCGTGATCGGCGCCAGGATGTGGAACAACGCCGACGACGGTTTCGACTCCTGGGACTTCCTCACCCCCATCCGCATCGAGGACTCCGTCGCCTGGGGCAACGGCGTCGACCGCTGGGGTTTCCCTGGATGGGAGGGCGACGGCAACGGCTTCAAGCTCGGACGCGGCCAGGCGAACCACGTCGTGAACAACAGCATCGCCTTCGACAATGCCGTGGGCGGATTCATCGACAACGGCAATCCCGGCTCGCTGCGCCTGGAGAACAACACCGCCTGGGCCAATGGCGGCAGCGGGTTCGTCTTCGACCGGTCGACCTCGACGCTGAACCGGAATCTGTCGGTGGGCAACGGGTCGGGAATCGACCTCGGCTCCTCCGGCGGCAGCGGCAACTCGTGGGATCTCGGGAACGACTGGAGCGACGCCGACCTGGTCAGCACCGCGACCTCGGACATCACGGGCCCGCGCGCCGCGGACGGCTCGATCCCGGCCACGGAGTTCCTGCGCCCCCGTGACCACGCGAACCTCGGAGCCGACTTCAGTGACGGCAGTGGTGGGGGCGAACCGGTTTCCGGGCGCTATGAGGCGGAGCACGCGCCGGCCACCTGCGACGGCACCATCGACGCCGAGCACCCCGGATATTCCGGCAGCGGATTCTGCAACACCGACAACACCACGAGTGCGGCGGCGGGGTTCACGGTGGACGCCGACAGCGCGGCAACGGTCACCTTGGTGATCGGGTACGCCAACGGCGGTTCGAGCAGTCGGCCGGCGGAGGTGGTGGTGAACGGCTCCGCCGCGGAGTCGATCCCGTTCGCGGGCACGGGCGCGTGGGAGAACTGGGCGACAGCGACGGTCAGGGTGCGGGTGGACTCCGGTAGTAACGCCGTCGAGCTCGTGGCCGTTGGCTCCGATGGCCTGCCCAACATCGACTACCTGGAATTCTCACCCGGCCAGGTCTGA